Proteins from a genomic interval of Thermodesulfobacteriota bacterium:
- a CDS encoding UbiD family decarboxylase domain-containing protein, which produces MAKKQFYDLREFITYLEKIGDVKHVKAEVDPILEIAEIADRTVKEGGPALIFENVKGAAFPLAINLFGTEERVELALGRRPRDVGEELVELFHKLNPPSLKSFFSVLPKAYDLLSMRTKKAKWGFSQEIEEQPNLNKLPIIKCWPLDGGRFVTLGLVLTQDPTNNKRNLGIYRMQVFDEKTTGMHWHAHKGGAAHYHEAGKLGKDLEVAVVLGGDPKMIFSAIAPLPEGMDELAFASFL; this is translated from the coding sequence ATGGCCAAAAAGCAGTTTTATGACCTCAGAGAATTTATCACTTATTTAGAGAAAATCGGCGATGTAAAACACGTCAAGGCTGAAGTTGATCCCATTTTAGAAATCGCTGAGATTGCAGACCGCACTGTAAAAGAGGGCGGGCCGGCGCTTATATTCGAAAATGTCAAAGGCGCAGCATTTCCTTTAGCCATTAATCTCTTTGGAACTGAAGAAAGGGTTGAACTTGCTCTTGGCAGAAGACCAAGGGATGTAGGAGAAGAATTAGTTGAGCTCTTTCATAAATTAAATCCCCCATCACTTAAGTCCTTTTTCTCTGTTCTTCCTAAGGCATATGATCTTCTCTCAATGAGAACGAAAAAAGCAAAGTGGGGATTTTCCCAAGAAATTGAGGAGCAGCCAAACTTAAATAAGCTTCCTATTATTAAATGCTGGCCCTTAGACGGTGGACGTTTTGTGACTTTAGGTCTTGTGCTTACACAAGATCCAACTAATAACAAACGTAATTTAGGCATTTACCGAATGCAGGTTTTTGATGAGAAAACAACTGGTATGCATTGGCACGCACATAAGGGCGGAGCCGCGCACTACCACGAAGCAGGGAAACTCGGCAAGGATCTTGAAGTAGCTGTAGTTTTAGGCGGCGATCCAAAGATGATTTTCTCAGCGATCGCTCCTTTACCAGAAGGAATGGATGAGCTGGCGTTTGCCAGTTTTCT
- a CDS encoding 4-hydroxybenzoate octaprenyltransferase — protein sequence MDKLKQYSNFIKFEHTLFSLPLIFAGVFLAAKGIPSWKLLVLIILAGTGARTAALAINRILDRKIDANNPRTQDRELPSGKISLTKAYIITVLGLILYFVSAYLICNLVFLLSPIPLVIFILYPLMKRFTPLCHLGVGLGLAMAPLGGYIAVTCSFAELVPAIAISLFTLCWVAGFDIIYATLDEEFDRKNGIYSMISIYGRDIALTVSSALHQSAFFFLAFLYFFMFKTIAAAILLVVIGALLYLEHRKADNVDLAFFRINILVGIAVFLFVLAGLYLP from the coding sequence ATGGATAAATTAAAACAGTATTCAAACTTTATAAAATTTGAGCACACGCTCTTTTCTTTACCCCTAATATTTGCAGGGGTTTTTCTAGCAGCTAAAGGGATTCCCAGCTGGAAACTGTTAGTGTTGATTATATTAGCAGGCACTGGGGCTAGGACAGCCGCTCTTGCCATCAATAGAATTTTAGACCGCAAGATTGATGCAAATAATCCAAGAACCCAGGATAGAGAGCTGCCATCGGGGAAAATCAGCCTTACTAAAGCCTACATAATTACTGTTCTAGGACTTATTCTTTACTTTGTCTCCGCATATTTGATTTGTAATCTAGTATTTCTGCTTTCACCAATCCCGCTTGTGATTTTCATTTTATACCCTCTAATGAAGCGTTTTACCCCTCTTTGTCATCTAGGCGTAGGTCTGGGATTGGCTATGGCGCCGCTTGGGGGCTATATAGCAGTTACATGTTCATTTGCCGAACTTGTGCCAGCTATTGCAATTTCGCTTTTTACGCTTTGCTGGGTGGCAGGATTCGATATTATATACGCCACTTTAGACGAGGAGTTCGATAGGAAAAACGGGATATATTCAATGATCTCGATTTATGGACGAGATATTGCATTAACAGTATCAAGCGCTTTACATCAATCAGCATTTTTCTTTCTCGCTTTCCTTTACTTCTTTATGTTCAAGACTATAGCGGCTGCCATATTACTAGTGGTTATAGGGGCTCTTTTATACCTAGAGCACAGGAAAGCCGATAATGTTGATCTAGCATTCTTTAGAATTAACATTTTAGTCGGCATTGCCGTCTTCCTTTTTGTGCTCGCTGGGCTATACTTACCATAG
- the mgtE gene encoding magnesium transporter — MSRPDLTQRVSEDLIKGNIEGIRDALSNIHPSEIASIIQNFDPDDHPKILEALDNETASEVILELDPEQREDILEDFDADKIADYADEMDSDDAADLLGELPEQTAQTVLDKMDPEEAKDVKPLLKYPEDTAGGIMQTELVKVSQNSTVRDTINWIRLIADEVEDFLMIFVTDEHDKLIGEISLSKLVLATPTTKVTAIMQPVEVTVTPYIDQEEVAKIFQKYDILSLPVIDSTGVLLGRITADDILDVITEEASEDMLQLAGVGDSLHPLFTPTVTRLKLRTPWLLLTLVGELFIAFIIVSAFQPTLEKVAILAAFMPAIMATGGNVGLQTTTIVIRSIGMGTISITQIFKVIVSEAKVGLTLGIICGLIAALIGALISYNQPEVFKLATVVFIAMVSATFATSFVGVAAPLLLHKFHFDPAAASGPFLTMFNDIFGSVFYLFIAMLIF; from the coding sequence ATGTCTAGACCAGATCTAACCCAAAGAGTTTCCGAAGACCTAATAAAAGGAAATATTGAAGGTATTCGCGACGCACTTTCTAACATACACCCCTCAGAGATTGCCAGCATTATTCAGAATTTCGATCCCGATGACCACCCTAAAATTCTTGAAGCTCTTGATAACGAAACTGCCTCTGAAGTGATCTTAGAGCTGGATCCTGAGCAAAGAGAAGACATCCTTGAGGACTTTGATGCCGATAAGATCGCAGACTATGCGGATGAGATGGACTCTGATGATGCCGCAGACCTATTAGGAGAGCTTCCAGAGCAGACAGCGCAAACCGTGCTGGATAAAATGGATCCTGAAGAAGCAAAAGACGTAAAACCGCTTCTTAAATATCCCGAAGACACAGCTGGTGGTATTATGCAGACTGAGCTTGTAAAGGTCAGTCAAAATTCAACAGTAAGAGATACTATTAACTGGATTAGACTAATAGCCGATGAGGTTGAAGATTTTCTTATGATTTTTGTAACTGATGAACATGATAAATTAATCGGCGAAATTTCTCTTAGTAAACTTGTGCTTGCTACTCCTACTACAAAAGTAACAGCGATTATGCAGCCGGTAGAGGTTACTGTTACTCCCTACATAGACCAGGAAGAAGTGGCAAAAATATTTCAGAAATACGATATTCTATCCCTGCCTGTTATAGACAGTACAGGTGTACTGCTTGGAAGAATCACAGCTGACGACATTTTAGATGTAATCACAGAAGAGGCCTCTGAAGACATGCTCCAGCTTGCTGGTGTAGGAGATAGTCTTCACCCATTATTTACACCTACTGTAACCAGACTAAAACTTAGAACTCCTTGGCTCCTATTAACACTTGTGGGTGAGTTATTCATTGCATTTATTATTGTGAGTGCTTTTCAGCCTACACTTGAGAAAGTTGCAATTCTTGCAGCATTTATGCCGGCAATTATGGCAACCGGAGGTAATGTCGGGCTTCAGACAACCACTATCGTTATAAGAAGTATTGGTATGGGAACCATAAGTATTACTCAGATTTTTAAGGTAATTGTGTCTGAAGCAAAAGTCGGTCTAACTCTGGGAATCATATGCGGGCTGATCGCTGCTCTAATTGGAGCTCTAATTAGCTATAATCAACCCGAAGTTTTCAAATTGGCCACAGTTGTATTTATAGCTATGGTATCTGCAACATTTGCCACATCTTTTGTAGGAGTTGCAGCGCCACTCTTGCTGCACAAATTTCATTTTGATCCTGCCGCAGCATCAGGACCATTTCTAACTATGTTCAATGATATATTCGGCTCCGTGTTCTACCTATTTATAGCCATGCTGATTTTTTAA
- a CDS encoding UbiX family flavin prenyltransferase has translation MRTIVGLTGASGVAYGVDFLRRCPGDKYVIASKWGKRVLNDELGLKIQELKPWVNEIYSDNDLGAPFSSGSNHFDAMVIAPCSVSTLAKIANGIADTLITRIAQVALKERRKLIIAVRETPLSSIALENALKLSREGVIIAPICPTDYMGADSVDQIIGGYVDKLLNLVGVETENGWRQDELE, from the coding sequence ATGAGAACAATCGTTGGTCTAACAGGTGCTTCCGGAGTTGCATACGGGGTTGATTTTCTTAGAAGATGCCCAGGGGATAAATACGTAATAGCAAGCAAATGGGGCAAAAGAGTGCTAAATGACGAGCTTGGTCTTAAAATTCAAGAGCTTAAGCCGTGGGTTAATGAAATATATAGTGATAATGACTTAGGCGCTCCATTTTCATCTGGCAGCAATCACTTTGATGCCATGGTTATTGCCCCGTGTTCAGTTTCGACACTTGCCAAAATTGCAAACGGGATTGCTGATACATTGATTACAAGAATTGCGCAGGTAGCACTCAAAGAGAGAAGAAAATTAATAATTGCAGTAAGAGAAACCCCACTTAGCTCGATTGCGTTAGAGAACGCACTTAAGCTATCCCGTGAGGGAGTGATTATTGCTCCGATATGTCCCACAGACTACATGGGTGCGGATTCAGTAGATCAGATTATCGGTGGGTATGTCGACAAGCTACTGAATTTAGTAGGGGTTGAAACAGAAAACGGCTGGAGGCAAGACGAGCTCGAATAG
- the recO gene encoding DNA repair protein RecO, with product MDSSEALLLRKIPYRDSDYILSLFTKDLGKISGIARGAKNSMKRFGARLEPFVHFNLTFKDTGKDFKIIQDTETIEVFSRFIEDIELFSFGNLILETTDALTPRELSNPEMFELLIEALSRMNSKENPLIVVVHFQLQALSISGYEPNLNSCAKCEKVIDGDSYFSIKGGGAVCFDCGGEKKKGFIFSRDFLIDEELMNANLEKVLKYIKLFIKFTEHHTEKELKSAKFIEELKL from the coding sequence ATGGATTCTAGTGAAGCTTTATTACTTAGAAAAATACCTTACCGTGATTCTGACTATATTCTGAGTCTGTTTACAAAAGACCTGGGGAAAATAAGTGGAATTGCCAGGGGGGCTAAAAACAGCATGAAGCGCTTTGGAGCAAGACTTGAGCCTTTTGTGCATTTCAATCTAACCTTCAAAGACACTGGAAAAGATTTTAAAATCATCCAAGACACAGAGACAATAGAAGTATTTAGCAGATTCATAGAAGACATTGAGCTCTTCTCATTTGGCAACCTTATTTTAGAAACAACTGATGCATTAACTCCTAGAGAACTATCTAATCCTGAGATGTTTGAGTTGTTGATTGAGGCACTTTCAAGAATGAATTCAAAGGAAAATCCTCTAATAGTAGTTGTGCATTTTCAACTTCAAGCTCTTTCAATCTCAGGTTATGAACCTAATTTAAACTCGTGTGCAAAATGCGAAAAAGTAATAGATGGAGATTCCTATTTCAGTATTAAGGGAGGGGGCGCAGTTTGTTTTGATTGTGGAGGAGAGAAGAAAAAAGGCTTTATTTTTTCTAGAGATTTTCTAATTGATGAAGAATTAATGAATGCTAACCTTGAAAAAGTCCTAAAATACATAAAACTCTTTATAAAATTCACTGAGCACCATACGGAAAAAGAATTAAAGTCCGCCAAGTTTATAGAGGAGCTTAAATTATGA